A genomic window from Vanessa cardui chromosome Z, ilVanCard2.1, whole genome shotgun sequence includes:
- the LOC124542904 gene encoding probable citrate synthase 2, mitochondrial — MALFRITSTKLIEIQKVCPTASILLRNLSAEQTNLKNILQEKIPKEQEKIREFRKKHGATKVGEVTVDMMYGGMRGIKGLVWETSVLDPEEGIRFRGLSIPECQQQLPKAKGGEEPLPEGLFWLLVTGEIPTEAQVKALSKEWAQRAELPAHVVTMLNNMPSKLHPMSQFSAAVTALNSESKFAQAYSEGVHKSKYWEYVYEDSMNLIAKLPVIAATIYRNTYRDGKGIGAIDDNKDWSANYCTMLGFDDPQFTELMRLYLTIHSDHEGGNVSAHTTHLVGSALSDPYLSFAAGLNGLAGPLHGLANQEVLVWLEKLRKQVGDNFTEEGLKEFIWKTLKSGQVVPGYGHAVLRKTDPRYTCQREFALKHLPNDPLFKLVAAVYKVVPPILTELGKVKNPWPNVDSHSGVLLQYYGLKEMNYYTVMFGVSRALGVLAQLIWSRALGLPIERPKSLSTELLIKQVGK, encoded by the exons ATGGCTTTATTCAGGATCACATctacaaaattaattgaaatacag aAAGTATGTCCAACGGCATCGATTCTGCTGCGAAATTTGAGCGCAGAGCAGACCAACCTTAAGAACATACTCCAAGAGAAAATTCCCAAAGAACAGGAGAAAATCCGTGAATTCCGTAAGAAACATGGAGCCACCAAAGTTGGAGAAGTCACAGTTGACATG ATGTACGGTGGTATGCGAGGCATCAAAGGATTAGTATGGGAGACGTCAGTGCTGGATCCCGAAGAGGGTATCAGATTCCGTGGCCTCTCGATCCCGGAGTGCCAGCAGCAGCTGCCGAAAGCTAAAGGGGGAGAGGAACCCCTTCCCGAAGGTCTTTTCTGGCTCCTTGTGACCGGTGAAATACCCACCGAAGCGCAAGTCAAAGCTTTATCCAAAGAATGGGCACAGAG GGCCGAACTCCCCGCCCACGTTGTGACGATGCTGAACAACATGCCCAGCAAATTGCACCCCATGTCCCAGTTCTCTGCGGCTGTGACAGCACTCAACAGTGAGTCCAAGTTCGCACAGGCTTATTCCGAGGGCGTGCACAAGTCCAAATACTGGGAG TACGTGTATGAGGATTCTATGAACCTGATCGCCAAGCTGCCAGTGATAGCGGCAACAATATACAGGAACACGTACCGTGATGGCAAGGGTATCGGAGCGATCGACGACAACAAGGATTGGTCTGCCAATTACTGCACCATGCTTGGCTTCGACGACCCACAGTTCACAGAGCTGATGAGATTGTACCTCACCATCCACAG CGACCACGAAGGAGGCAACGTGTCCGCGCATACCACTCACTTGGTGGGCTCCGCTCTAAGCGACCCCTACCTGTCCTTCGCAGCTGGCCTCAACGGTCTTGCTGGACCCCTTCACGGACTCGCCAATCAAGAG GTGTTGGTCTGGTTGGAGAAACTTCGTAAGCAGGTGGGAGACAACTTCACAGAGGAAGGCCTTAAGGAGTTCATCTGGAAGACCCTCAAGTCTGGCCAGGTTGTGCCCGGTTACGGTCACGCTGTGCTTAGAAAGACTGACCCAAG GTACACTTGCCAACGTGAGTTTGCTCTGAAGCACTTGCCCAACGACCCACTCTTCAAGTTGGTAGCTGCCGTGTACAAAGTTGTGCCACCAATCCTAACTGAGCTCGGCAAGGTCAAGAACCCCTGGCCCAATGTAGACTCCCACTCTGGTGTGCTATTACAG TATTACGGACTGAAGGAAATGAACTACTACACCGTTATGTTTGGCGTGTCCCGTGCTCTCGGCGTGCTCGCTCAGCTGATCTGGTCCCGTGCTCTAGGCTTACCCATCGAACGTCCCAAGTCCCTCAGCACTGAACTCCTCATTAAGCAAGTCGGCAAGTAA
- the LOC124543213 gene encoding RUS family member 1 produces MKSQDGDIIFKEKYGSSAKERYLVKPPDQLNVVVCKEEKLNDVASLFTKIFLPQGYPDSVSKDYIAYQIWDTAQAFCSTISGTLATQEVLRGVGVGDKNATPLAATVTWVLKDGCGHVGRILFAYSHGTYLDAYSKKWRLYADTLNDAAMCIEIALPLFRNYITFALCVSTVMKAVVGVAGGATRAAMTQHHALRGNMADVSAKDSSQETAVNLIASFTALFIITVFGNSLFIFSIMLILHIVFNYFAVRAVCLRTLNEPRFIQVIDTYLKKEVIANPCEINRNEPIIFYQLGPNLLDLKICGFQMKLGGSMAQIIKEASKASHLKEIKEIYNERKYILYPNTNYRIMYIFIKDGSTTDDILCAYFHAVLLSITTCAINNYKLPVFHSTSELKPFAQVCKMLQSVEWSRKSGKRSGFIYEPSYELQRYVNSIAAQEWQSVKSGLVQTGWDLSKHLLMVDEWRVCGEKSILNEMSFEHIDFAHSTDPQGAQAKSRKVSQQNGNDLVDLMDDEMFTIEPEPSVRFRDVEKKKEGKSKTNIKDTAEKDPEKDD; encoded by the exons ATGAAATCGCAAGACGGAGATATTatattcaaagaaaaatatgGTTCATCGGCTAAGGAAAGATATTTGGTGAAGCCTCCCG ATCAATTGAATGTTGTGGTTTGCAAAGAAGAGAAATTAAATGATGTGGCAAGTTTATTCACTAAGATATTTTTGCCTCAGGGCTACCCCGACAGTGTAAGCAAGGATTATATTGCATACCAAATATGGGATACAGCACAAGCATTTTGCAGTACTATTTCAG GAACACTTGCAACGCAGGAAGTATTGCGAGGTGTAGGGGTTGGAGACAAAAATGCTACGCCACTAGCTGCTACTGTTACTTGGGTACTCAAGGATGGCTGTGGCCATGTTGGAAGAATATTATTTGCCTATAGTCATGG TACTTATTTGGATGCATATAGCAAGAAGTGGAGACTATATGCTGATACCCTTAACGATGCCGCAATGTGTATTGAAATAGCTTTGCCTCTATTTCggaattatattacatttgctTTGTGTGTGAGTACTGTTATGAAAGCTGTTGTCGGAGTTGCAG GTGGTGCAACAAGGGCTGCAATGACACAGCACCATGCGCTTCGTGGAAACATGGCCGATGTATCAGCAAAAGACTCATCCCAGGAAACAGCAGTCAACCTTATAGCATCCTTCACTGCTCTCTTCATCATTACTGTTTTTGG cAATTCACTTTTCATATTCAGTATAATGTTGATACTGCATATTGTCTTCAATTACTTTGCGGTTCGAGCAGTTTGCCTGAGAACCCTTAACGAACCACGTTTCATACAAGTAATCGATACTTACCTGAAGAAGGAGGTAATTGCAAATCCTTGTGAGATAAACAGAAATGAACCCATTATATTCTATCAGCTTGGCCCTAACTTGTTAG acTTAAAAATATGCGGATTTCAAATGAAACTTGGTGGTTCGATGGCGCAAATAATCAAAGAGGCTTCAAAAGCATCGCACCTAAaggaaattaaagaaatatacaacGAGAGGAAATACATTTTGTATCCAAACACCAACTATAGGatcatgtatatatttatcaaagatGGATCAACGACCGATGATATATTGTGCGCGTATTTTCATGCTGTATTACTATCAATAACAACTTGTgccataaataattacaaattg CCAGTGTTCCACAGTACTTCAGAACTCAAGCCATTTGCCCAAGTGTGTAAAATGTTACAATCAGTTGAATGGAGCAGAAAATCAGGCAAGCGCAGTGGGTTCATCTATGAACCATCCTATGAATTACAACGATATGTTAACAGTATTGCTGCACAAGAATGGCAGTCTGTGAAATCGGGCCTCGTACAAACTG GATGGGATTTGAGCAAGCATTTACTAATGGTAGACGAATGGCGTGTCTGTGGcgaaaaatcaattttaaacgaAATGTCATTTGAACATATAGACTTTGCACATTCGACTGATCCACAAGGCGCACAAGCAAAATCGAGAAAAGTTTCTCAACAAAACGGAAATGATCTAGTCGATTTAATGGACGACGAGATGTTTACAATAGAACCTGAACCATCGGTCAGGTTCCGCGACGTAGAGAAGAAAAAAGAAGGGAAATCTAAAACGAATATCAAAGACACCGCTGAAAAGGATCCGGAGAAAGATGATTGA